One Vibrio gallaecicus genomic region harbors:
- a CDS encoding DEAD/DEAH box helicase, producing the protein MNLLDSKCLTGDVIELIFEDQNDATLNWEIGEEVELFFEIDSYYVKQGKTDLFAEVKFKNSAIVMAVSGSTARKVCAVSCYKNSRALAIRYVDLVDSYDENIEFKIEPIVIEAIQKQVPSVVDFDSARKWFDEEFVFAKDDKGGIFIEFPDNSKHSFFLIGQDYKVLVDKVRKNWHLSSIHQFGGGTDKLYAYYGHHVLESYGIEDQLNTSNYKHQLEQHLQDNASYFKLWQRYSELHWEQHSRLAKAVGYLDYEAVYSASDTEIRFKFKVGDKALKSFFEKYKNELEQFGETFSISDVELQIAQDLPSWLTSNESFEKGGSRPVFLRRVQIERDFLVANLNQRPKSKGFIFISLNGMKKQHERKKVAFDLLKDATNPMPQLKYILEGVNPPEQKVKKLRAITPTLKKKLDGKSLTKKQERAVKVALNTPDVALIIGPPGTGKTQVISAIQHRIAEQGNKYNLSLKHQVLLTSYQHDAVDNVVARSGVFGLPAIKVGGKQDEANQQESNSIDTWTSKVIHELKPNLESEIRNSDEFKLVDAISSLVFQIKNSNSAQFNYQNLNELYLKLKRLTLDYGIKVSAKIERNVDQLIEQFSLSSSYSLTTTQRQALVTATRALRTDSTSYDDDGALRLIKLISLLKDLKGGDYDLEKLEAMTNIGVDVDFELLKATQRQLLDALPDKFVLPNQRWLKPEQSKSLSELIEQLEASLVNSLRLGQLYYRKKYLDSLVFEKKQVQDSLKEYSAVLGATCQQAAGEAMVGLKSVEHSKNIHFDSVIVDEAARANPLDLMIPMAMARKRVVLVGDHRQLPHMLEPRVEKELENNNELEIVDHELLQQSLFERLYHSLSKYEKERSTENQRVVMLDTQFRMHPELGSFVSEEFYELFGLPPVKAGLNESHFPLDVPGYEGKLAAWIDVEPSKGKMATKNGSKYRDCEAEIIADEAYKILTARPDLSVGIITFYAAQRDHIIEKMVDRKVMEYSSTGSNVVSEFRVTTPNSGGKPEERFRVGSVDAFQGKEFDVVLLSTVRSWKEPEEITQEVVNAQLGFLRIPNRINVAMSRQKRLLIVVGDKSLASNNLNKLMPESIRISENEKALVGFPKFFNELCKKEKGIVL; encoded by the coding sequence ATGAACCTATTAGACTCTAAATGCCTTACCGGCGATGTGATCGAGCTTATTTTCGAAGATCAGAATGACGCAACTTTGAACTGGGAAATAGGTGAAGAAGTAGAATTGTTTTTTGAGATAGATTCTTACTATGTCAAACAGGGAAAGACGGATTTATTTGCTGAAGTTAAGTTTAAGAACAGTGCTATTGTGATGGCTGTCTCAGGCAGCACAGCGAGAAAAGTATGTGCTGTTTCTTGTTATAAAAATTCTCGTGCGCTAGCGATTCGCTATGTTGATCTCGTTGATAGTTACGATGAGAATATCGAATTTAAAATCGAACCTATCGTTATCGAAGCAATTCAAAAGCAAGTTCCAAGCGTTGTAGATTTTGACAGTGCACGCAAATGGTTCGATGAAGAGTTTGTCTTTGCAAAAGATGACAAAGGTGGGATCTTTATTGAATTCCCTGATAATTCAAAGCACTCTTTTTTCCTGATTGGTCAAGATTACAAGGTGTTAGTTGATAAGGTTAGAAAAAATTGGCACCTTTCTTCGATCCATCAATTTGGCGGTGGAACGGATAAGCTTTACGCATATTATGGACATCACGTATTAGAGTCTTACGGAATTGAAGATCAATTAAATACTTCTAACTACAAGCACCAACTTGAACAGCATCTTCAAGACAATGCAAGTTATTTTAAACTATGGCAGAGATACTCGGAACTGCATTGGGAACAGCATTCTAGATTAGCTAAAGCGGTTGGCTACCTTGATTACGAAGCTGTCTATAGCGCGTCTGATACAGAAATAAGATTCAAATTCAAAGTCGGCGATAAGGCTCTCAAATCGTTTTTTGAAAAGTACAAAAATGAATTGGAGCAGTTTGGTGAAACATTCTCAATTTCGGATGTAGAGTTACAGATCGCTCAAGATTTACCCAGTTGGTTAACATCTAACGAGAGTTTTGAAAAAGGTGGGTCAAGACCTGTTTTTTTACGCAGAGTTCAAATTGAACGAGACTTTTTAGTCGCGAACTTGAATCAGAGGCCAAAATCAAAAGGCTTTATCTTCATATCTTTGAACGGTATGAAAAAACAACACGAGCGTAAAAAAGTTGCTTTTGATTTGTTGAAAGATGCAACAAATCCTATGCCGCAACTCAAATATATCTTAGAAGGTGTAAATCCACCTGAGCAGAAAGTTAAAAAGTTACGTGCAATAACGCCGACCTTGAAGAAAAAACTTGATGGTAAATCGCTAACGAAGAAACAAGAAAGAGCGGTAAAAGTCGCATTAAATACACCAGATGTCGCCTTAATCATTGGACCTCCAGGTACTGGTAAAACCCAGGTTATCTCTGCTATTCAACATAGGATTGCTGAACAGGGTAATAAATATAATTTATCGTTAAAACACCAAGTTTTACTCACTAGTTACCAACACGATGCTGTCGATAACGTAGTAGCTAGGTCGGGCGTATTTGGGCTTCCTGCAATTAAAGTGGGAGGTAAGCAAGATGAAGCAAATCAGCAAGAATCAAACAGTATCGACACTTGGACAAGTAAAGTTATTCATGAGCTAAAACCAAATCTTGAAAGCGAAATTAGAAATAGCGATGAATTTAAACTAGTGGATGCGATATCGTCGTTAGTTTTTCAAATAAAGAACTCAAATAGTGCTCAATTCAATTACCAAAACTTGAACGAATTGTATCTTAAATTAAAGAGGCTAACGCTTGACTACGGTATTAAAGTATCAGCCAAGATTGAAAGAAACGTGGATCAGCTCATAGAGCAATTTAGCTTGTCTTCCTCGTATTCTCTCACAACAACTCAAAGGCAGGCGTTAGTCACTGCAACCAGAGCGTTGAGAACGGATTCCACGTCATACGATGATGATGGTGCTTTGAGACTAATCAAATTGATTTCATTACTGAAGGACCTAAAAGGTGGTGATTACGACCTTGAGAAGCTCGAAGCTATGACTAACATCGGTGTTGATGTGGACTTTGAACTTTTAAAAGCTACTCAACGTCAACTGCTCGATGCTTTACCGGATAAATTTGTACTGCCGAATCAACGTTGGTTGAAACCAGAACAATCAAAGAGTTTAAGTGAGCTTATAGAACAGCTTGAAGCGAGCCTGGTGAATTCCCTAAGGCTTGGGCAGTTATATTATCGCAAGAAGTATCTTGATTCATTGGTGTTTGAGAAGAAGCAAGTTCAGGATTCACTTAAAGAATATAGTGCAGTGCTTGGAGCAACATGTCAGCAAGCTGCTGGTGAAGCTATGGTTGGTCTTAAGTCTGTCGAGCATAGCAAAAACATACACTTTGACTCAGTAATTGTTGACGAGGCTGCGAGAGCTAACCCACTGGATCTTATGATACCAATGGCGATGGCTAGAAAGCGTGTGGTGCTAGTCGGGGACCACAGACAGCTTCCGCACATGTTAGAGCCTAGAGTTGAAAAAGAATTAGAAAATAATAATGAACTAGAAATTGTCGATCACGAACTATTACAACAAAGTTTGTTCGAACGTTTGTATCACTCTCTTTCGAAATATGAAAAAGAGAGATCTACAGAAAACCAGCGCGTAGTAATGCTTGATACCCAGTTCCGTATGCACCCTGAACTAGGTTCATTTGTTAGTGAGGAGTTTTACGAGCTATTTGGCTTGCCTCCGGTCAAGGCTGGCTTGAATGAGTCACACTTTCCACTAGATGTACCGGGTTATGAAGGAAAACTTGCAGCATGGATCGACGTTGAACCGTCAAAAGGAAAAATGGCGACAAAAAATGGCTCTAAGTATCGAGACTGTGAAGCTGAAATTATTGCTGACGAAGCTTACAAAATACTTACAGCAAGGCCAGATCTAAGCGTAGGTATTATCACCTTTTATGCGGCTCAAAGAGACCATATCATTGAGAAAATGGTAGACAGAAAAGTCATGGAGTATTCGAGTACAGGTTCAAATGTTGTATCTGAATTTAGAGTGACGACCCCCAATTCAGGTGGGAAACCAGAAGAACGTTTTCGTGTTGGTTCTGTAGATGCATTCCAAGGTAAAGAATTTGATGTCGTGTTGCTGTCAACCGTTAGAAGCTGGAAAGAACCAGAAGAAATTACGCAAGAGGTTGTCAATGCGCAGCTGGGTTTTTTGCGCATACCTAATCGTATTAATGTCGCAATGTCTAGACAGAAACGCCTGCTCATTGTTGTTGGTGATAAAAGCTTAGCGTCAAACAATCTCAATAAACTTATGCCTGAGTCGATTCGGATATCTGAAAATGAAAAGGCATTAGTAGGTTTTCCTAAGTTCTTTAATGAGCTTTGTAAAAAGGAGAAGGGCATTGTTCTCTAA
- a CDS encoding AAA family ATPase, producing MARKGKNKNSAPKPIEKPQPPTSNGILGGLLKKVGVSSDEKLVSKLNEEEKQTLADLTAQLEELIETNERTRQEQEYNLSEIEFNVVQAAKDGEEVKCKLQSVAAKEEAVAVKEKELLVKLSELSGKEQSLLEKEANANAGFALERQKSLEYLKKEYQQVEQKITQLDEQRRINELKMLEQQAQSNERAKEQENTRFEELKKKLLAEHVELENRQIELDKKIDENKSLNEQLKKKLGAHAVMKKQALEECRREIQTEKVSLENQLKLLEDYRNRDQQEIKSLTERLLGYKELEREAQIKELGSPAAVLIRIDELEKQLRDARNKLKGRSEDDLEEELDYYKDRADDLEEELRDLKQEHDEVKLREGKYKLSMREKLELQKQKDLLELSNAALTHSIETVKSQLDDLLEKQQSQEAFKELTLMDRKYREPVPAQPVNSLKEFTEELQHRIAISTDVELYYDLDLLRKFMAGLALSPLHVFQGISGTGKTSLVNAFAAAVGGEVTTVPVQAGWRDRDDLIGHYNAFEKRYYEKECLQGLYKAHTPSFEKRFNIILLDEMNLSRPEQYFAEFLSAMEQNEQKRKVVLMDSSVANPPKHFVEDRKLLLKTNTWFMGTANHDETTFEFADKTHDRAFTLDLEKQVKPEGWRAKAIKNTVIDFESVDDLFTKAQQNHKKLVLDMLKKLATSEFTEILERQFDIGWGNRLEAQALRFISVYKDCGGHEADALEHLLITRVLRKGKVLGRYDISIDKLKDLKNALSKMLKSVNGTGTKAIDIIQSEITRKEEGVY from the coding sequence ATGGCTAGAAAAGGCAAAAACAAAAACTCAGCACCAAAACCGATTGAAAAACCACAACCACCAACGTCAAATGGAATTTTGGGTGGTCTTCTTAAAAAAGTTGGCGTTTCCTCGGATGAAAAACTCGTTAGTAAGCTTAATGAAGAAGAGAAACAGACTCTCGCTGATTTGACGGCTCAACTTGAAGAGTTAATTGAAACAAATGAAAGAACTAGGCAAGAGCAAGAATATAACCTATCTGAAATTGAATTTAATGTGGTACAAGCTGCGAAAGACGGTGAAGAAGTAAAGTGTAAGCTACAGTCAGTAGCAGCAAAAGAGGAAGCTGTTGCTGTAAAAGAGAAAGAGCTTTTAGTAAAACTAAGTGAACTTTCTGGCAAAGAGCAATCATTATTAGAAAAAGAAGCAAATGCTAATGCTGGTTTTGCTTTAGAGCGTCAAAAATCGCTGGAATATTTGAAGAAAGAGTATCAGCAAGTTGAGCAGAAAATAACTCAGCTTGATGAGCAACGAAGAATAAACGAACTAAAAATGCTTGAGCAGCAAGCTCAAAGTAATGAACGCGCGAAAGAGCAGGAAAATACACGATTTGAAGAGCTAAAGAAAAAACTACTTGCGGAGCACGTCGAGTTAGAAAATCGTCAAATCGAACTCGATAAGAAAATTGATGAAAATAAATCGCTAAACGAACAACTTAAGAAAAAGCTTGGCGCTCATGCTGTTATGAAAAAACAAGCGCTAGAAGAGTGTCGAAGAGAAATTCAAACTGAAAAAGTATCATTAGAAAATCAACTAAAGCTTTTAGAAGATTACCGTAATCGAGACCAGCAAGAAATCAAGAGCTTAACTGAGCGTCTGCTTGGTTATAAAGAGTTGGAAAGAGAGGCTCAAATTAAAGAGCTTGGTTCTCCAGCAGCTGTCTTAATACGGATTGATGAGCTTGAAAAACAGCTACGAGATGCTCGTAATAAGTTAAAAGGTCGCAGCGAAGACGATTTGGAAGAAGAATTAGATTACTACAAAGATCGTGCAGACGACTTAGAAGAAGAGCTAAGAGACCTAAAACAAGAACATGATGAGGTTAAGCTACGTGAAGGTAAATATAAGCTTAGCATGAGAGAAAAGTTGGAGTTACAGAAGCAAAAGGATCTTCTTGAACTTAGCAATGCAGCATTAACTCATAGTATTGAAACAGTGAAGTCACAACTGGATGATTTGCTTGAAAAGCAACAATCACAAGAGGCATTCAAAGAGTTAACACTAATGGACCGAAAATATCGTGAACCGGTTCCTGCACAACCAGTTAATTCATTGAAAGAATTTACTGAAGAGTTGCAACACAGAATCGCAATATCTACGGATGTGGAGCTTTATTACGATTTAGATTTGCTAAGAAAGTTCATGGCAGGTTTAGCGCTTAGCCCGCTGCATGTGTTCCAAGGTATCTCTGGTACGGGTAAGACAAGTTTGGTCAATGCTTTCGCAGCAGCTGTTGGTGGAGAAGTGACGACAGTACCTGTTCAAGCTGGTTGGCGTGATAGAGACGATCTAATTGGTCACTACAACGCATTTGAAAAACGTTACTATGAAAAAGAGTGCTTACAGGGCTTGTATAAAGCGCACACTCCATCTTTTGAAAAACGCTTTAATATTATCTTGCTTGATGAAATGAACTTGTCTCGCCCAGAGCAATATTTCGCTGAGTTTCTCTCTGCAATGGAGCAAAATGAACAAAAACGAAAAGTCGTTCTGATGGACTCGTCTGTTGCAAACCCGCCAAAGCACTTTGTCGAGGACAGAAAGCTATTACTAAAAACGAATACCTGGTTCATGGGAACAGCGAACCATGATGAAACAACATTTGAGTTTGCAGATAAAACCCATGATAGGGCCTTCACATTAGATTTGGAGAAGCAAGTAAAGCCGGAAGGTTGGCGTGCAAAAGCTATCAAAAATACGGTAATAGACTTTGAGTCAGTTGATGATCTTTTCACAAAAGCACAACAGAATCATAAAAAACTAGTTTTAGATATGCTGAAAAAACTCGCTACTTCTGAATTTACAGAAATTCTAGAACGCCAATTTGATATTGGGTGGGGTAACCGTCTAGAAGCGCAAGCGCTTAGATTCATTTCTGTCTATAAAGACTGTGGTGGTCATGAAGCTGATGCGTTAGAGCACCTTCTAATAACCCGCGTGTTACGTAAAGGCAAAGTACTTGGTCGTTATGATATTTCTATCGATAAGCTGAAAGACCTAAAGAACGCTCTGAGTAAAATGCTCAAATCAGTGAACGGCACTGGAACGAAAGCTATCGATATCATTCAAAGTGAAATTACGCGTAAAGAAGAAGGGGTTTATTAA
- a CDS encoding N-6 DNA methylase gives MNNNDLVAKLWKLCDNLRDGGVSYQNYVNELASLLFLKMCEETEQDVKLLPQGYRWADLKQKLGQDQHRFYRKLLVELGESNQPIVRAIFQNVNTTITQPAQLTELVDNMDKLEWFDDSVDGEGQGKSRDDFGDMYEGLLQKNANETKSGAGQYFTPRSLISTIIKVMQPQPREVIQDPAAGTAGFLIEADKYIKSQTNDLDDLDDDDQEFQMTNAFVGLELVPETRRLALMNCLLHDIEGDAEEGAIRLGNTLGSAGETLPQANVILTNPPFGSASSTNITRTFVHPTGNKQLCFMQHIYDALEPGGRAAVVIPDNVLFEGGKGTDIRRDLMDKCNLHTILRLPTGIFYAAGVKTNVLFFQKGTPENKNQDKGCTKETWVFDMRTNMNTFGKRRPLTEKHFEAFINAYGADKNGQSSREEGVYETLGNIFAEGQDSVENTIDNARFRKFSRDYIRDQKGDSLDISWLKDLEATSAENLPEPEVLAGEAMAELTEAMSEIYQLMQALGADDVAEGQKQLVAEAFGLVEKPEAE, from the coding sequence ATGAACAATAATGATCTGGTCGCCAAACTGTGGAAACTGTGTGACAACCTACGTGATGGCGGTGTGTCTTACCAAAACTACGTAAACGAATTGGCATCGCTACTGTTTCTTAAAATGTGCGAAGAGACAGAGCAGGATGTAAAGTTACTTCCACAAGGTTATCGTTGGGCGGATCTCAAGCAAAAATTGGGACAAGATCAGCATCGTTTTTATCGCAAACTATTAGTTGAACTAGGCGAGTCTAATCAACCGATTGTTCGTGCGATTTTCCAAAACGTAAACACCACCATTACTCAACCTGCTCAACTGACCGAGCTGGTGGATAACATGGACAAACTAGAGTGGTTTGACGATTCTGTTGATGGTGAAGGGCAAGGTAAGAGCCGTGATGACTTTGGTGATATGTACGAAGGTCTACTGCAAAAGAACGCGAACGAGACGAAATCGGGCGCGGGTCAGTACTTTACGCCACGTTCACTTATTAGCACCATCATTAAAGTGATGCAGCCTCAGCCGCGTGAAGTGATTCAAGATCCGGCAGCGGGTACAGCAGGTTTCTTAATCGAGGCGGATAAGTACATCAAATCACAAACCAACGATTTAGATGATTTAGACGATGACGATCAAGAGTTCCAAATGACCAATGCCTTTGTCGGTTTGGAGCTAGTACCAGAAACGCGCCGTTTAGCACTGATGAACTGCCTACTGCATGACATCGAAGGTGATGCAGAAGAGGGCGCAATCCGCCTTGGCAACACATTGGGCAGTGCGGGTGAAACGCTTCCACAAGCAAATGTGATTCTAACGAACCCTCCGTTTGGCAGCGCATCAAGTACAAATATCACTCGTACCTTTGTTCACCCAACGGGTAACAAACAGCTCTGTTTTATGCAGCATATCTATGATGCCCTAGAACCAGGCGGCCGTGCAGCAGTGGTAATTCCAGATAATGTGTTATTCGAAGGCGGCAAGGGTACAGACATTCGTCGTGACTTAATGGACAAATGTAACTTGCACACCATCTTGCGTTTGCCTACGGGTATCTTCTACGCCGCAGGGGTAAAGACTAACGTGCTGTTCTTCCAAAAAGGCACGCCAGAGAACAAGAACCAAGACAAAGGCTGTACTAAAGAGACATGGGTGTTCGATATGCGTACCAACATGAACACCTTTGGTAAGCGTCGCCCACTGACTGAAAAGCACTTTGAAGCCTTCATCAATGCTTATGGCGCAGACAAAAACGGTCAATCATCTCGTGAAGAGGGCGTTTACGAGACGTTGGGCAACATCTTCGCCGAGGGACAAGATAGCGTAGAAAACACCATCGACAACGCGCGTTTCCGCAAATTCAGCCGTGACTACATTCGCGACCAGAAAGGTGACAGCCTAGATATCTCTTGGCTTAAAGACTTAGAAGCCACCAGCGCAGAAAATCTACCAGAGCCAGAAGTGCTTGCAGGGGAAGCGATGGCAGAGTTAACAGAAGCCATGTCTGAAATTTACCAATTGATGCAAGCATTAGGTGCTGACGATGTAGCTGAAGGGCAAAAGCAACTTGTGGCAGAAGCCTTTGGCTTGGTAGAAAAGCCGGAGGCTGAGTAA
- a CDS encoding restriction endonuclease subunit S gives MSELPKGWVESAIGEACLIENGLRKPISLKERANCQGDFPYYGATGVIDHLNSYTHEGEYVLIGEDGANLLSKSKPLAFIANGKYWVNNHAHTLRCLADSPNLYLEKYFNSLSLESWVTGSAQPKLTKKNLEGIPYPLAPLAEQKRIVEKLDEVLAQVDTIKARLDGIPDLLKRFRQSVLASAVSGKLTEEWRGSNFDGESAQRLKANLSVSRFDFWKQEQLEKFKSKGKLPKSDKWKEKYKPVIFVKSPELGTIPESWEWSSLEELSIVISDGDHNPPKKTSEGVRHLTVKNVNNGEISFEGCAYVSESGYAQTKLRYEAKTNDILLTCIGTVGRVAIVGEDTNFSTDRNLAYIRLCDALDVKYMKFLLMSPMMQRFMSGGKVGNAQSALYLKVIRALPTPLAPLEEQKEIVRLVDQYFAFADTIETQVKKAQARVDNLTQSILAKAFRGELVAQDPNDEPADKLLERIAEARKEAEALAKAAKKAETAKKRAVKSA, from the coding sequence ATGAGTGAATTGCCGAAGGGTTGGGTAGAAAGCGCAATTGGTGAAGCTTGTTTAATTGAAAATGGTTTGCGTAAACCTATCTCATTGAAAGAGCGTGCTAACTGCCAAGGTGACTTTCCCTACTATGGTGCAACTGGGGTAATAGACCACTTAAATAGCTATACCCATGAAGGCGAATACGTTCTTATTGGTGAAGATGGGGCAAATCTTTTGTCTAAGTCTAAACCTTTAGCATTTATCGCTAACGGAAAATACTGGGTAAACAATCATGCACATACTTTGAGATGTCTTGCTGATAGTCCAAACTTGTATCTGGAAAAATATTTCAATTCTCTTTCTTTAGAGTCGTGGGTGACGGGCTCTGCTCAACCCAAGCTTACTAAAAAGAACCTAGAGGGTATTCCATATCCACTAGCCCCACTAGCCGAACAAAAACGCATCGTTGAAAAACTCGATGAGGTATTGGCACAAGTCGACACCATCAAAGCCCGCCTAGATGGCATCCCAGATTTGCTAAAACGCTTCCGCCAATCGGTACTCGCTTCTGCGGTGTCGGGTAAGTTGACGGAAGAGTGGCGTGGGAGCAACTTTGATGGCGAGAGTGCGCAGCGCCTTAAAGCTAACCTTTCTGTAAGTAGGTTTGACTTCTGGAAGCAAGAACAACTTGAGAAATTCAAGTCTAAAGGAAAACTACCGAAATCAGACAAGTGGAAAGAAAAGTACAAGCCAGTAATTTTTGTTAAGTCACCAGAACTAGGAACAATTCCCGAATCTTGGGAATGGAGCTCCCTTGAAGAGCTTTCTATTGTGATTTCTGATGGTGACCATAATCCGCCAAAGAAAACAAGTGAAGGTGTCAGGCATCTAACTGTTAAGAATGTTAATAATGGTGAGATAAGTTTTGAGGGATGTGCGTATGTATCTGAGTCAGGTTACGCGCAAACAAAGCTACGATATGAGGCTAAGACCAACGATATACTGCTAACGTGTATTGGTACTGTAGGTCGGGTTGCTATTGTCGGAGAAGATACTAACTTTAGTACAGATAGAAATCTTGCATATATTCGCTTGTGCGATGCTCTCGATGTTAAATACATGAAGTTTTTACTTATGTCCCCAATGATGCAAAGGTTTATGAGTGGCGGGAAAGTGGGGAACGCACAATCAGCTCTTTATCTGAAGGTGATAAGAGCTCTTCCAACTCCGTTAGCACCGTTAGAAGAACAAAAAGAAATCGTCCGCCTAGTCGACCAATATTTCGCTTTCGCTGACACCATAGAAACGCAAGTGAAAAAAGCGCAGGCGAGGGTAGATAACCTAACCCAAAGCATCTTGGCAAAAGCCTTCCGTGGTGAGCTGGTGGCGCAAGATCCAAACGATGAACCAGCTGACAAACTGCTAGAGCGCATCGCCGAGGCTCGTAAAGAGGCAGAGGCGTTAGCTAAGGCAGCGAAGAAAGCTGAGACGGCCAAGAAAAGAGCCGTAAAAAGCGCTTAA